One Blastopirellula marina genomic window carries:
- a CDS encoding secretin N-terminal domain-containing protein — protein MARTLAHTIVVVLSSLLCVPAWAQTPIQDAQIQAYRIAPEKLDNLSNVLKQLFDGKSGVSISMDKSNSQMIVSAPAATQQQIAEFVNRSGYQVASPAETPQPTMLEQAEVRVRPQPQKPTTKATSQTAKYQRTKDLGDGMLELEIQLKNLQGEGLESGINKLVGKRIPVSYSAEGALVIMTLPTNTAKKVSLQVYRNDNTAILRGDQDAARSWGEVIRAMDTPSHSDAFRTSLVAFRNADRADVAKALDPLKDVENSLAKRQVFEALKGVADKKTLRWSGDMAAMIFQPESPEATADDEDNAAQIIGQPSGQGPIDIPAEADPNNPQFTITPEEDGGLIGPVQIEFLEGLDVIVVRGHARDVARITRIINDIEKLSVETRPVIEVRELLHANSEAVATMINELYESMLNTRYGQVSIVALNKPNAILLIGREQSVEGIMELIDKLDTPVGPSKSMRVFLLSYLSAAEAQTKLSEFYAEPTALGTRVRVSSDVRSNALIVSASPRDMVEIEALIKQIDVPKSESTLQLEIVQLRNSVAEDLAPILQEAITGVSTGTGGQQQNQTSAQVRAAMLTFMTLDASDKQILRSGILNEVQVTADTRSNSLIIRAPENSMALVLAVVKHLDSQPSAESQIKVFTIVNGDATQLSNMLNELFQTVQSANSQAQQANPFFAAAGGAGGAGESSLIPLNFTVDTRTNSIIASGSSAALTVVEAILLRLDQDEATERKSTVVRLLNARADMVAESLTALLDEQRQLQTLDPSVVSPFQQLVRDVIVVPELFSNSLIISATPQYFDQVLEIIRELDARPPMVMLQVLIADVRLNDTEEFGIELGLQDSLLFDRSVVSSGTSVPGFNFNNQPLGNSSSAASLATASAVGSQGLTNFALGRSSSDLGYGGFVFSAASESVSVLVRALEQESRLEVLARPHIQTMDNQPGFIQVGQRVPYITSTQQTNNGTINSTELINTGIILSVTPRVSPDGMVVMALQAERSATGSDADGVPVSINQNGDVIRSPRIDTQTATAVVSARSGQTIVFGGLINNSVEVENRQVPLIGDIPLLGRLFRYDRYNSQRSELLIIITPIVVRTEADANYLKEQEMCRMSWCLADVANLYGTDALSGIDPSMPMDSGIMAINPDENPTGFPEIVPPLYQMPPAGPQNPVIPFPETLPQPNMPLQGTPQTNFPSIQQPNGSPLRPVNLEAAGVRPVGYQQGFYPNTPPQAQPQQGYYAPQAPQQQPVR, from the coding sequence ATGGCTCGAACTCTTGCCCACACAATCGTCGTGGTGCTAAGCAGCCTACTGTGCGTTCCCGCCTGGGCCCAAACGCCCATACAGGATGCCCAGATCCAGGCATATCGAATCGCTCCTGAGAAGTTGGACAACTTGTCCAATGTGCTCAAGCAGTTGTTCGACGGCAAGTCGGGCGTCTCGATCAGCATGGACAAATCGAATAGCCAAATGATTGTCTCGGCGCCTGCAGCTACGCAGCAGCAGATCGCTGAATTCGTCAATCGTTCGGGCTATCAAGTCGCTTCGCCAGCAGAAACTCCGCAGCCAACGATGCTGGAGCAAGCCGAAGTTCGAGTTCGCCCGCAACCACAAAAGCCCACCACCAAGGCGACATCGCAGACCGCTAAATACCAACGCACCAAGGACCTGGGGGATGGCATGCTGGAGCTTGAGATCCAGCTGAAGAACCTGCAAGGTGAAGGTCTCGAATCAGGCATCAACAAACTAGTCGGCAAGCGAATTCCCGTCAGCTACTCGGCCGAGGGTGCGTTGGTGATCATGACCCTGCCAACCAATACCGCTAAGAAGGTCAGTCTGCAAGTTTATCGCAATGACAACACCGCGATTCTTCGTGGCGATCAAGATGCCGCTCGTAGCTGGGGCGAAGTGATCCGGGCGATGGACACGCCTTCGCATAGCGATGCGTTTCGAACGTCGCTGGTTGCCTTCCGCAACGCCGATCGCGCAGACGTTGCCAAGGCCCTCGATCCGTTGAAAGACGTAGAAAACAGCCTGGCCAAACGCCAAGTCTTTGAAGCCCTTAAGGGTGTCGCCGATAAAAAGACGCTGCGTTGGAGTGGCGACATGGCAGCAATGATCTTCCAGCCAGAATCGCCAGAAGCGACTGCTGACGATGAAGACAACGCAGCCCAGATCATCGGCCAGCCAAGCGGCCAAGGCCCAATCGATATTCCCGCCGAAGCTGATCCTAACAATCCGCAGTTCACGATCACCCCCGAAGAAGATGGCGGTTTGATCGGTCCTGTTCAAATCGAATTCCTGGAAGGTTTGGATGTCATCGTTGTTCGTGGTCATGCTCGGGATGTCGCCCGCATCACGCGAATCATCAACGATATCGAAAAACTGAGCGTCGAGACGCGTCCGGTCATCGAAGTTCGCGAACTGCTGCACGCCAACAGCGAAGCCGTCGCCACAATGATCAATGAACTGTACGAGAGCATGCTCAACACCCGCTACGGCCAGGTGAGCATCGTTGCGTTGAACAAACCCAACGCAATTCTCTTGATCGGTCGCGAACAAAGCGTTGAGGGTATCATGGAATTGATCGACAAGCTTGATACGCCAGTCGGTCCTTCCAAGTCGATGCGTGTCTTCCTGCTGTCCTACCTATCGGCGGCAGAAGCACAAACCAAGCTGTCGGAGTTTTACGCAGAACCGACTGCCCTGGGTACACGCGTTCGCGTCTCGTCCGATGTCCGCAGCAATGCCTTGATTGTCTCCGCCAGTCCACGTGACATGGTCGAGATCGAAGCATTGATCAAGCAGATCGACGTTCCTAAAAGCGAATCGACTCTCCAATTGGAAATCGTCCAGCTTCGCAACTCCGTCGCGGAAGACCTGGCTCCGATCCTGCAAGAGGCGATCACAGGTGTCTCGACCGGTACCGGTGGTCAGCAGCAGAACCAGACCAGCGCCCAGGTTCGTGCGGCGATGCTGACCTTCATGACCTTGGATGCTAGTGATAAGCAGATTCTGCGATCAGGTATCTTGAACGAAGTTCAGGTCACTGCCGATACCCGCTCGAACAGCCTGATTATTCGGGCTCCGGAAAACAGCATGGCCTTGGTCTTAGCCGTCGTGAAGCATCTCGATTCACAGCCATCGGCCGAATCGCAGATCAAAGTCTTCACGATCGTCAATGGCGACGCCACACAGTTGTCGAACATGTTGAACGAACTGTTCCAGACCGTTCAATCGGCGAACAGCCAGGCTCAGCAAGCCAACCCCTTCTTCGCGGCCGCAGGTGGTGCGGGTGGAGCAGGCGAATCGAGTCTCATCCCGCTTAACTTCACCGTTGATACACGAACGAACAGCATCATTGCTTCCGGTTCGTCGGCTGCCCTAACCGTGGTCGAAGCGATCTTACTTCGCTTGGATCAAGATGAAGCAACGGAACGTAAGAGCACGGTGGTTCGCCTGCTGAACGCTCGAGCCGACATGGTGGCCGAATCGTTAACCGCCCTTTTGGACGAACAACGTCAGCTGCAAACGCTCGATCCTTCTGTGGTCAGCCCGTTCCAGCAATTGGTGCGAGATGTGATCGTGGTGCCGGAACTGTTCAGCAATAGCCTGATCATTAGTGCCACACCGCAATACTTTGACCAAGTGCTCGAGATCATCCGTGAGTTGGATGCACGCCCACCCATGGTGATGCTGCAAGTGCTGATCGCGGACGTTCGCTTAAATGACACCGAAGAGTTCGGCATCGAACTTGGCTTGCAAGACTCGCTACTGTTCGACCGTAGCGTTGTTTCCAGTGGCACCTCAGTCCCTGGTTTCAACTTCAACAATCAGCCACTTGGCAATAGCTCGAGTGCCGCGAGCCTCGCCACGGCAAGTGCCGTTGGATCGCAGGGTCTTACCAACTTCGCCCTGGGCCGCAGCAGCAGCGACCTCGGTTATGGTGGTTTTGTCTTCTCAGCCGCCAGCGAATCGGTGAGCGTGCTAGTCCGAGCATTGGAACAAGAAAGCCGTTTGGAAGTCTTGGCTCGTCCACATATTCAAACGATGGACAATCAGCCTGGCTTCATTCAGGTTGGTCAGCGTGTTCCCTATATCACGTCGACCCAGCAAACCAACAACGGTACGATCAACTCGACCGAGCTGATCAACACCGGTATCATCCTGAGCGTGACACCACGCGTCAGCCCAGATGGGATGGTCGTGATGGCTCTTCAAGCAGAGCGTTCGGCGACCGGCTCCGATGCGGACGGCGTGCCAGTTTCGATCAACCAGAACGGTGACGTAATTCGCTCGCCACGAATCGACACGCAAACGGCAACCGCCGTGGTCAGTGCTCGCTCCGGTCAAACAATTGTCTTCGGTGGTTTGATTAACAACTCGGTCGAAGTCGAAAATCGTCAGGTTCCGCTGATTGGTGACATCCCGCTCTTGGGTCGCCTCTTCCGCTACGATCGCTACAACTCGCAGCGAAGCGAGCTGTTGATCATCATCACTCCGATCGTGGTACGCACGGAAGCCGACGCGAACTACCTGAAGGAGCAAGAGATGTGCCGCATGAGCTGGTGCTTGGCCGACGTCGCCAACTTGTATGGTACGGACGCCTTGTCTGGTATCGACCCGTCGATGCCAATGGATTCTGGAATCATGGCGATCAACCCTGATGAAAACCCAACGGGCTTCCCAGAGATCGTGCCACCGCTGTACCAAATGCCACCGGCCGGTCCACAGAACCCAGTGATTCCATTCCCGGAAACCTTGCCGCAGCCGAACATGCCGCTGCAAGGCACTCCGCAGACGAACTTTCCCAGTATCCAACAACCAAACGGCTCGCCGCTGCGTCCAGTGAACCTGGAAGCAGCTGGGGTCCGGCCTGTTGGCTACCAGCAAGGCTTCTATCCAAATACGCCACCGCAAGCTCAGCCACAACAGGGCTATTACGCCCCACAGGCTCCGCAACAACAGCCGGTTCGCTAG